The Siphonobacter curvatus genome includes a window with the following:
- a CDS encoding DUF3817 domain-containing protein gives MQNLLSTSVGRLRILGFLEGVSLLVLVFVAVPLKYYGQNPALSKLVGPIHGGLFLLFVINTLSVGVEQNWRFKTTTWKVLLACVVPFGTFYIDRYILSRIPMKS, from the coding sequence ATGCAAAATCTGCTCAGTACCAGCGTTGGCCGCCTTCGGATTCTAGGCTTTCTGGAAGGTGTATCTCTTTTAGTCTTGGTGTTTGTCGCCGTACCTCTCAAGTATTACGGACAAAACCCGGCCTTATCTAAACTCGTCGGGCCTATCCACGGCGGCTTGTTTTTACTCTTTGTGATCAATACCCTCAGTGTGGGCGTAGAGCAGAATTGGCGATTCAAAACTACTACCTGGAAAGTACTCTTAGCCTGCGTAGTGCCCTTTGGAACCTTTTATATTGATCGGTATATCCTGAGTCGGATACCCATGAAATCCTAG
- a CDS encoding alpha-galactosidase produces the protein MSLRIRLSLGLVLVSLIASAQSSLTSCRVELVGDTLRLGNAFIERLYLFNQGQLRTVAVIDKARNKRWNLNSQQPDFSFPNTTVSASVPGSFTRKTVAATATTPAYVQAEVLTPLGDLWLKRVFRIYPDCPAIACDYHLRGRLSVTEQRSETAAYDLRNIESQAAQQAGQAQAAFLDRLTLPSLHVQAKAVEFFDATDQNNTLVQEYPRLAYRQEVRLRGNLLFFQEVGQPAGWFFLKEAPVSGVQLAYPGFDFTLKTNEVKVAGLGIAPQDLRPDAWIRGYSVVLGISDGTETGALLALRSYQRQLRQSPADEMILLNTWGDRGQDKNINESFVRQELKRAARLGITHFQLDDGWQQGKSANSAFQGGSFTNIWQKPDYWRPDPAKFPNGFTSLRQDAEKAGISLSTWFNPSIDSSFKYWDKDASVLIDQYRTYGIHMWKIDGVRIADKQAELNFRHMLDTVMQVTQGKALFNLDVTAGRRFGYHYFYEYGNLFLENRYTDWANYYPHYTLRNLWMLSRYVPPQRLQIEFLNKWRNTDKYPKDDPYSPSRYSFDYLFALTMPGQPLAWMEARNLPEEAFKLSELIGIYRKHSHDWHRGAIFPVGDTPTGTSWTGFQSLLDSPNVGYVLVFREDHPQSQGIFSLMKLSPGRYSFTLLAGEGKSFRTQVGTEAKVAFQLPTPRSFSWYRYEKIP, from the coding sequence ATGAGCTTACGCATTCGACTTAGTCTAGGTTTAGTACTGGTTTCTCTGATAGCCTCCGCTCAATCATCGCTGACTTCCTGCCGGGTTGAGTTGGTGGGTGATACGTTACGATTGGGGAATGCCTTCATCGAACGGCTGTATCTGTTCAATCAGGGACAGTTACGTACAGTGGCCGTCATCGACAAAGCCCGGAACAAACGCTGGAATCTGAACAGTCAGCAACCGGATTTTTCTTTCCCGAATACTACGGTTTCGGCTTCGGTTCCAGGAAGTTTTACCCGTAAAACCGTCGCGGCTACGGCTACTACACCAGCGTATGTACAGGCAGAAGTACTGACACCCCTGGGAGACTTGTGGCTCAAACGCGTCTTCCGGATTTATCCGGATTGCCCGGCCATTGCCTGCGATTATCACCTCAGGGGTCGTCTATCGGTAACCGAGCAGCGGAGCGAAACCGCGGCCTATGACCTGCGAAACATCGAATCGCAGGCGGCCCAACAGGCCGGACAGGCCCAGGCTGCTTTCCTGGATCGATTGACGCTACCGAGTCTGCACGTACAGGCTAAGGCGGTCGAGTTCTTCGATGCAACGGATCAGAATAATACCCTCGTGCAGGAGTATCCTCGCCTGGCCTATCGTCAGGAAGTACGCTTACGTGGCAACCTGCTGTTCTTCCAGGAAGTCGGTCAACCGGCGGGCTGGTTTTTTCTGAAAGAGGCTCCCGTATCCGGCGTACAATTGGCGTATCCGGGTTTTGATTTTACCCTGAAAACCAACGAAGTGAAGGTGGCTGGATTGGGTATTGCACCGCAGGATCTACGTCCCGATGCCTGGATACGGGGTTACAGCGTAGTACTCGGCATTAGTGATGGCACGGAAACCGGAGCCCTGCTGGCTCTTCGTTCGTATCAGCGTCAACTTCGGCAGTCGCCCGCGGATGAAATGATTCTGCTCAATACCTGGGGCGACCGCGGACAGGATAAAAATATTAACGAATCCTTCGTACGGCAGGAATTGAAACGAGCCGCCCGGCTGGGCATTACGCATTTTCAGCTGGACGATGGCTGGCAACAGGGCAAGAGTGCTAACTCGGCCTTCCAAGGGGGCAGTTTTACGAACATCTGGCAAAAGCCGGATTACTGGCGACCCGACCCCGCTAAATTTCCCAACGGTTTTACGTCACTCCGGCAGGATGCCGAGAAAGCCGGAATTTCCCTTTCGACTTGGTTTAATCCGAGCATAGACAGCAGCTTTAAGTACTGGGATAAAGACGCGTCGGTACTCATCGATCAGTACCGCACTTACGGCATTCACATGTGGAAGATTGATGGCGTCCGGATTGCCGACAAGCAGGCGGAACTTAATTTTCGCCACATGCTCGATACCGTCATGCAGGTTACGCAGGGAAAGGCCTTGTTTAACCTCGATGTGACCGCAGGACGGCGGTTTGGCTATCACTATTTTTACGAATACGGAAATCTGTTTCTGGAAAATCGATACACCGACTGGGCTAATTACTATCCTCACTATACGCTGCGAAATTTATGGATGCTTTCGCGGTACGTACCCCCGCAACGCCTGCAAATTGAATTTCTAAACAAGTGGCGAAACACGGATAAATACCCCAAAGACGACCCGTATAGTCCGAGTCGGTATTCCTTCGACTACCTCTTTGCACTAACCATGCCCGGACAGCCGCTGGCCTGGATGGAAGCTCGCAATTTACCCGAGGAGGCTTTTAAACTGTCAGAATTGATCGGTATTTACCGAAAACACAGTCATGACTGGCACCGGGGTGCCATCTTCCCGGTGGGCGATACGCCGACGGGTACGAGCTGGACGGGTTTTCAATCCCTGCTCGATTCGCCGAATGTGGGCTATGTACTGGTTTTCAGGGAAGATCATCCGCAAAGCCAAGGTATTTTTTCATTGATGAAGCTTTCTCCGGGGCGTTACTCGTTCACCCTACTGGCTGGCGAAGGCAAGAGTTTTCGTACGCAAGTGGGGACAGAGGCTAAAGTCGCCTTTCAGTTACCTACACCCCGTAGTTTTAGCTGGTACCGCTACGAAAAAATTCCTTAG
- a CDS encoding TetR/AcrR family transcriptional regulator, which produces MFAKHTNWYFMSKAATTRLMILQKAFELMYRRGYQATSIDDIIATTQVTKGAFYYHFKNKDEMGLAVIAEVMVPAMQQAMVEALRNSTDPVEDLYAVVYRLLLQDPFFEVQYGCPAVNFIDEMAVLNTAFQKALAGLVQQWDQAIQEALRQGQNRQIIRDEVNPAQVASFIITGYSGVRNLGKILGRSSYLVYLKELKSYLQTLR; this is translated from the coding sequence ATGTTTGCAAAACATACTAACTGGTATTTTATGTCAAAAGCGGCTACTACTCGTTTGATGATCTTGCAGAAGGCTTTTGAACTGATGTATCGAAGGGGATACCAGGCTACCAGCATCGACGATATCATTGCTACGACACAAGTAACGAAGGGGGCTTTTTACTACCATTTCAAGAATAAGGATGAAATGGGCCTAGCCGTCATTGCGGAAGTAATGGTACCGGCCATGCAACAGGCGATGGTTGAAGCCTTACGAAATTCGACGGATCCGGTGGAGGATTTGTATGCGGTCGTGTATCGTCTGCTATTACAGGATCCTTTCTTCGAAGTGCAGTATGGTTGTCCAGCAGTCAACTTTATTGATGAAATGGCCGTATTAAACACGGCTTTTCAAAAGGCACTGGCCGGACTCGTTCAGCAATGGGATCAGGCGATTCAGGAAGCTCTGCGACAGGGCCAAAACCGACAGATCATTCGCGATGAAGTCAACCCCGCTCAGGTAGCCTCCTTTATCATTACCGGTTATAGTGGCGTACGGAACTTGGGTAAAATTCTGGGAAGATCATCGTATCTGGTGTATCTGAAAGAACTGAAAAGTTACTTACAAACGTTACGCTAA
- a CDS encoding response regulator, with protein MKRKDKQVVLIVEDNKEYQSLLALGHEKSRISCDYIFADSAENALLYLHDESPNLILLDYELPGINGLQLLDQLKKSESWKGIPVLMFSMHGTDKLVDRAYARGVQGFMDKPDDYASAIELWQDLPTFWRSNDVIREWD; from the coding sequence ATGAAACGAAAGGACAAACAAGTAGTATTGATTGTGGAAGACAACAAAGAGTATCAGTCCTTATTAGCGTTAGGGCACGAAAAAAGTCGCATCTCCTGCGATTATATCTTTGCAGATTCAGCGGAAAACGCTCTTTTGTACCTACATGATGAATCTCCTAATCTCATTCTGTTGGATTACGAGCTTCCCGGTATTAATGGTTTACAATTGCTGGATCAGCTCAAAAAGAGTGAATCCTGGAAGGGAATTCCCGTACTCATGTTTTCGATGCATGGTACGGACAAACTCGTGGATCGAGCTTACGCTCGCGGAGTACAGGGTTTTATGGATAAACCCGATGATTATGCGAGTGCCATCGAACTCTGGCAGGATCTGCCTACGTTCTGGCGGTCGAATGACGTAATCCGTGAATGGGACTAA
- a CDS encoding sensor histidine kinase, protein MTMESLAAYLIAQRRVLLEQWQAWCDANLFSSRNDSHTVFQNRIPELLDRLLEQPIARDTYKIAAQHGSQRYQQGYSLGGLLREMAYIRKATGCTIRAYGQRYATPVDDVYEQTSTFWEEVTGAVVEQFTAKQTETQQQQTQAVQQTLNRLYQLEQERHELMRITTHDLRGSLGMVEGAAALISQPDLTPEQRQQILQILHRNLENVHGLVEDITDLARLKTLKEIPETFDVAALLQHIIEKTKPQALARGLTLLANGAEYLSVMNDAHQTERLIQTLLVYLIRQTPEGSQRAGKIMVSWDTRNDSVWVVTIQDTNPVQPLKVAQLQRLSQELTQQENKGTKQNLSENLSLFLIKHLSQSIGASLYVEPLADGSIRYEIHFTGIISSIVEMTA, encoded by the coding sequence ATGACTATGGAATCTCTGGCTGCTTATCTGATTGCTCAACGAAGGGTTTTACTTGAGCAGTGGCAGGCCTGGTGCGATGCAAATCTGTTTAGCTCCCGGAACGATTCCCATACAGTATTTCAAAATCGGATCCCCGAATTACTAGACCGTTTACTTGAACAACCTATAGCCCGGGATACTTACAAGATAGCGGCTCAGCACGGTTCGCAACGCTACCAACAGGGATATTCCCTGGGAGGCTTACTTCGGGAAATGGCGTACATCCGAAAAGCTACCGGGTGTACCATCCGGGCGTATGGGCAGCGTTATGCAACACCCGTAGACGATGTATACGAACAAACGAGTACCTTTTGGGAGGAAGTAACCGGGGCGGTTGTTGAGCAGTTTACGGCAAAACAGACCGAAACACAACAGCAACAGACGCAAGCGGTCCAGCAAACGCTCAACCGCTTGTACCAACTAGAACAGGAACGTCATGAACTGATGCGGATAACCACCCATGACCTACGCGGTAGCTTAGGCATGGTAGAAGGAGCGGCTGCACTGATCAGCCAGCCGGACCTTACTCCTGAACAACGGCAACAGATTTTACAAATCCTGCACCGAAATTTAGAAAATGTTCATGGGCTGGTCGAAGATATAACGGACTTGGCCCGCCTTAAAACCTTAAAAGAAATACCGGAAACCTTTGATGTGGCGGCCCTGCTCCAACACATCATCGAAAAAACCAAACCCCAGGCTCTGGCCCGGGGTTTAACACTCCTGGCTAACGGAGCGGAGTATTTGTCGGTAATGAATGACGCCCATCAGACGGAGCGATTGATTCAGACGCTATTGGTATACCTGATTCGTCAAACCCCGGAAGGATCGCAGCGAGCGGGTAAGATTATGGTATCTTGGGATACCCGCAATGACTCGGTCTGGGTGGTTACGATTCAGGATACGAATCCAGTTCAACCCCTGAAAGTGGCTCAATTACAACGACTTTCCCAGGAATTAACGCAGCAAGAAAACAAGGGTACCAAACAAAACCTTAGCGAAAACCTATCCTTGTTTTTAATCAAACACCTAAGCCAATCCATCGGAGCCAGCCTGTACGTAGAGCCGCTTGCAGATGGCAGCATACGGTACGAAATCCATTTTACGGGAATCATTTCAAGTATAGTCGAGATGACTGCCTGA
- a CDS encoding zinc-dependent alcohol dehydrogenase, whose amino-acid sequence MKAALKTAQGEFEVTEVETPQLPKADWVRARIRVAGICGTDLRHWKKEEPHLECRIMGHEMAGEVVEVGPEVTHVKPGDRVVIETVLGDDTCEWCRVQQYNLCPHLYEVRMDTVSQAFATYVVGPAKKFYPLPDHVSFEEATLLDTFSVCMHAIQLSGIKINDKVAIIGAGPIGLGQLQLAKACGADVMVLDIVDTSLELALELGADLVVNTKKEDGYAKVMEFTKNRGVDIAFECAGGPSMLETLPQAVSFARIGGKVVIVGGFDTGKTSIPLEWQHIQMSEIKLICSASYAFWDIYSEMQMCLDLLAKGKLNAQKLITHRFSLDEINEAFETAQNKEKTGAVFVALQI is encoded by the coding sequence ATGAAAGCAGCACTGAAAACGGCTCAGGGCGAATTTGAAGTGACAGAAGTTGAAACGCCTCAGCTACCCAAAGCGGATTGGGTACGGGCCCGGATTCGGGTAGCGGGCATTTGCGGTACGGATCTTCGACACTGGAAAAAAGAAGAACCGCACCTGGAATGCCGTATTATGGGGCACGAAATGGCGGGCGAAGTCGTGGAGGTTGGTCCAGAAGTGACGCACGTAAAACCGGGAGATCGAGTAGTGATTGAGACCGTACTCGGCGACGATACTTGTGAGTGGTGCCGGGTGCAACAGTATAATTTATGTCCGCATCTCTATGAAGTTCGCATGGATACGGTTTCACAGGCTTTTGCTACGTACGTAGTTGGACCGGCTAAAAAATTCTATCCGTTACCCGATCACGTCAGTTTTGAGGAAGCTACGTTACTGGATACCTTTTCCGTTTGTATGCACGCCATTCAGCTCAGTGGAATCAAAATAAACGATAAAGTTGCCATCATTGGAGCGGGTCCCATCGGCCTTGGTCAGTTACAGCTGGCTAAAGCCTGCGGAGCGGATGTGATGGTACTGGATATTGTCGACACATCGCTGGAGCTGGCTTTGGAACTGGGTGCGGATTTGGTTGTGAATACGAAAAAAGAGGATGGGTATGCCAAAGTGATGGAATTTACGAAAAACCGGGGGGTCGATATTGCCTTCGAATGTGCCGGTGGCCCTTCGATGCTCGAAACGTTACCCCAGGCCGTATCGTTTGCCCGAATCGGGGGAAAAGTAGTTATTGTGGGGGGATTCGATACCGGGAAAACGTCTATTCCACTGGAATGGCAACATATTCAGATGTCGGAAATCAAGCTGATTTGCAGTGCCAGTTACGCGTTTTGGGACATTTACTCGGAAATGCAGATGTGTCTGGATTTACTGGCCAAGGGGAAGCTCAATGCTCAGAAACTCATCACGCACCGTTTTTCGCTGGACGAGATCAATGAGGCCTTTGAAACGGCTCAGAATAAGGAAAAAACCGGAGCCGTATTCGTCGCTCTACAAATTTAA